A genomic segment from Salvia splendens isolate huo1 chromosome 13, SspV2, whole genome shotgun sequence encodes:
- the LOC121762399 gene encoding dehydrogenase/reductase SDR family member 7-like yields the protein MLALTVSSLFLAIGAVFIFKFLKADGDFTLLSKGKVKRQEIEDKVIWITGGSRGIGEVLAKQLASLGAKLIISARNEVELERVKKQLTGKHAPDEVEILPLDLSRGEEHLAEAVQKAELLFGGVGVDYVFHNAAFERPKSLALDVSEESLKATFDVNVLGPISLTRLLLPHMLKRGRGHFVVMSSAAGKTPAPGQAVYSASKFAVNGYFHSLRSELCRRGIRVTIVCPGPVKTTTSSGTSSSEKRVSSERCAELTIIAASHGLKEAWISYQPVLAVMYLVQYAPTVGYWLMDKIGEKRVAAAAEKGNTYSLGLLFGKKKAS from the exons ATGTTGGCCCTCACAGTTTCTTCATTATTCCTAGCTATTGGTGCCGTTTTCATCTTCAAATTCCTCAAAGCCGATG GGGATTTCACGTTGCTGTCCAAGGGAAAAGTGAAGCGTCAAGAAATTGAGGATAAG GTTATTTGGATTACTGGAGGTAGCCGCGGTATTG GGGAAGTCCTTGCCAAACAGCTTGCAAGTTTGGGAGCAAAGCTTATTATCTCTGCAAGAAACGAAGTGGAACTAGAACGTGTCAAGAAGCAGTTGACTG GAAAGCACGCGCCAGATGAGGTAGAAATTCTACCTTTGGATTTGAGTCGAGGGGAAGAACATCTGGCAGAGGCAGTGCAGAAAGCAGAATTACTTTTTGGTGGTGTAGGCGTGGATTACGTATTCCACAATGCAGCATTTGAGCGCCCT AAATCGCTGGCATTAGATGTGAGCGAAGAAAGTCTAAAG GCGACATTTGACGTCAATGTTCTGGGGCCAATATCTCTTACACGACTCCTGTTGCCTCACATGCTGAAACGGGGCAGGGGACATTTTGTTGTG ATGAGTAGTGCTGCAGGAAAGACTCCTGCGCCTGGCCAAGCTGTCTATTCGGCCTCCAAGTTTGCTGTGAATGGCTATTTTCACTCACTGAGATCTGAG CTTTGCAGAAGAGGGATCAGGGTAACTATTGTTTGTCCAGGCCCTGTGAAGACCACTACTAGCTCTGGAACAAGTTCCTCTGAG AAGCGTGTGTCATCTGAGAGGTGTGCAGAGCTCACAATAATTGCTGCAAGCCATGGTCTGAAGGAAGCATGGATATCATATCAG CCTGTTCTGGCTGTTATGTACCTGGTTCAGTATGCACCAACAGTTGGATACTGGCTCATGGATAAG ATTGGGGAAAAACGCGTAGCAGCTGCTGCTGAGAAGGGGAACACTTACTCACTGGGCTTGCTTTTCGGGAAGAAGAAGGCATCTTGA
- the LOC121762396 gene encoding endoribonuclease Dicer homolog 2-like isoform X1 produces MDSIRRVDDSSAKKRERERGRRKEDINMAIDEGNQQLVADPLSFARSYQLEALEMALKDNTIVLFETGTGKTLIAIMLLRSYSHLLRKPSPHIAVFLVPTVVLVTQQSEVVALHTDLKVGKYYGEMGVDFWDEATWKQELDKYEVLVMTPQILLDALRHTFLRLDQIKVLIFDECHNARGKHQYACIMTEFYHRELAKGRQLPRVFGMTASPIKAKASSSEAAWKQIQDLENLMHSKVFTCESDAILTRYLPFSTPKLKFYNEKNNPCSSFETVKEDLQKLAEKHISSLSKLSVSPSVAKSATDRLKKLLSTLMFCLTELGIWLAVKAAEVYSRGNGAIFMWGEVDVNGERVIKAFSSDALELLSAHLPTGLQLIHNDLRASMTDGYLTSKIICLVETLLEYREQNDLRCIVFVERIVTAIVIRILLNELLPEVTGWRTEYTAGNNSRFQSQSRKEQNKIVDELRKGTVNIIIATSMLEEGLDVQSCNLVIRFDLSATICSFIQSRGRARMQNSDFVCMVKSDDHSAIARVNNYLASGSIMRQECLSHANLPCEPLAKEMHGEPWYEVEKTGALVTLSSSTALLHFYCSRLPSDRYFKPYPLCTVDKMLGSCTIRLPHGCPIRTITVSGTKSPKQQACLEACKELHRVGALTDNLVPDIVEEEAEPQEFGYEPYLDEQDRYFPEELIGYHNDESKMPYYCYLLELEPNFQYDVKPQNIVLAVHKMLNRDLGEFGFDLNADRGKMIVNVNLVGKLTLTPSEVALCQQFQVKLFNLLLKRNLDKLHEEDEHSRGDGSVVFNYLLIPALGSRHDLSIDWRCISSVLYQKNAAFADHSKCSSAVHTKNGLVCHCMIENSLVCTPHNGFLYCVNSTLDGVRGDTYFTLKDKESITYKAYYKEKHDISLEYEQENLLGGKHIFTVHNNLQRCRTQNKKEPSYSSCELPPEICLILMSPISISTVYSFSFLPSLMHRIESLAVASNLKSIPVGGTTNVEIPAIKVLEALTTKKCQEELHLESLETLGDSFLKYAATQQLFKTHQSRHEGLLSLKRQRVICNASLCKLGRDRKIPGFVRTEPFDLKTWTIPGVPCDFSVFKGEQISTSGKVYTGRSRQIKSKTVADVVEALIGAFLSAAGEVAALSFMVWLGIEVNFEIVPYTKTFVMNPDMHVNIGYIESLLGYKFQDASLLVEALTHGSYMRPEIPTCYQRLEFLGDAVLDYLITVHLYHNYPGLSPGLLTDLRSASVNNDCYALSAIKAGLHKQVLHLSPGLHRHVAETVDKAEDLRLVETFGWESEANLPKVLGDIIESLAGAIYVDSGHDKETVFRCMKPLLDPLVTPETLRIHPKRELIQLCQQENYTMRKTQISRHAGDGQAHASVAVEARGVVHEETRPAKDRKLAERLACKAVLKTLKEILAADS; encoded by the exons ATGGATTCGATACGACGAGTTGACGATTCAAGTGCGAAGAAG agagagagagagagagggagaaggaaaGAAGATATCAATATGGCTATAGACGAAGGAAACCAGCAGCTTGTGGCAGATCCTCTCTCCTTCGCCAGGAG TTATCAGCTAGAAGCACTGGAGATGGCATTGAAAGACAACACTATTGTTCTCTTTGAAACAGGAACTGGAAAGACACTTATTGCGATAATGCTTCTTCGCAGCTATTCACATCTCTTGAGAAAGCCGTCGCCTCATATTGCTGTGTTTTTGGTCCCCACTGTCGTCCTGGTCACACAA CAATCTGAAGTTGTGGCTCTACACACGGACCTTAAAGTGGGAAAGTATTACGGTGAGATGGGTGTTGACTTCTGGGACGAGGCAACATGGAAGCAGGAGCTGGATAAATACGAA GTGCTTGTAATGACGCCACAAATCTTACTTGATGCATTGAGGCACACATTTTTGAGGCTGGACCAGATTAAGGTTCTAATATTCGATGAATGCCATAATGCAAGAGGAAAACATCAGTATGCTTGCATAATGACG GAGTTCTATCATCGCGAATTAGCAAAGGGTAGGCAGCTTCCCAGAGTATTTGGCATGACTGCTTCGCCTATAAAGGCTAAAG CTTCATCTTCAGAAGCCGCCTGGAAACAGATTCAGGACCTCGAAAATCTGATGCACTCTAAG GTTTTCACATGTGAATCAGATGCTATTTTGACTCGGTACCTTCCCTTTTCAACTCCAAAGTTGAAGTTTTACAATGAAAAGAATAACCCTTGCTCAAGTTTTGAAACCGTGAAAGAAGATTTGCAGAAATTGGCAGAGAAG CATATATCTTCCCTAAGCAAGCTGAGTGTTTCACCCTCTGTGGCGAAATCTGCAACGGACAGATTAAAGAAGCTTTTGTCTACGCTTATGTTTTGTTTGACTGAGCTGGGGATTTGGTTAGCTGTAAAG GCAGCAGAAGTTTACTCACGTGGAAATGGGGCCATCTTCATGTGGGGTGAGGTGGATGTAAATGGCGAGAGGGTTATAAAGGCTTTCAGCTCTGATGCATTAGAATTGTTGTCTGCACACCTTCCAACTG GTCTACAGTTGATTCACAATGATCTAAGAGCAAGCATGACCGATGGGTATCTTACGTCAAAAATCATATGCCTTGTGGAGACTCTTCTGGAGTACAG AGAACAGAACGATCTGAGGTGTATTGTATTTGTAGAAAGGATCGTCACTGCAATTGTTATTCGTATTCTGCTGAATGAATTGCTTCCAGAAGTGACTGGGTGGAGGACAGAATACACGGCAGGGAATAATTCAAGGTTTCAGTCTCAAAGTCGGAAAGAGCAAAATAAAATTGTAGATGAATTGCGCAAGGGAACG GTGAATATAATCATCGCGACATCTATGCTTGAAGAGGGTTTGGACGTTCAGTCGTGCAACCTGGTCATTAGATTTGACCTTTCTGCAACCATATGCAGCTTCATTCAATCGCGTGGCCGTGCTCGTATGCAAAACTCAGATTTTGTGTGTATGGTGAAAAG TGATGATCATTCAGCCATTGCTCGTGTAAATAACTATTTGGCTAGTGGAAGTATAATGCGGCAGGAGTGTTTGAGCCATGCGAATCTTCCGTGTGAACCACTGGCTAAAGAAATGCATGGTGAGCCTTGGTATGAGGTTGAAAAAACGGGAGCGCTTGTGACTTTGAGTTCTAGCACGGCATTGCTTCACTTCTATTGCTCACGGCTGCCCTCAGACAG GTACTTTAAACCGTATCCTCTCTGTACTGTCGATAAAATGCTGGGAAGTTGTACAATTCGACTCCCTCATGGCTGCCCAATTCGAACTATAACAGTTTCTGGGACCAAATCACCGAAGCAACAAGCATGCCTCGAAGCTTGCAAAGAGCTTCATAGAGTCGGTGCCCTGACAGACAACCTTGTCCCAGATATTGTGGAGGAAGAGGCAGAACCTCAAGAATTTG GCTATGAACCATATTTGGACGAGCAGGATAGATATTTTCCAGAAGAGTTGATTGGGTATCACAATGATGAGTCCAAGATGCCTTATTACTGCTATCTGCTCGAGTTAGAGCCAAATTTTCAGTATGATGTAAAGCCTCAGAACATTGTCCTGGCTGTTCATAAGATGTTAAATCGAGATCTTGGAGAGTTTGGCTTCGATTTAAACGCTGATAGGGGAAAGATGATTGTGAATGTGAACCTAGTTGGAAAGCTTACACTAACTCCCAGTGAG GTTGCACTCTGTCAGCAATTTCAAGTCAAACTGTTCAACCTTCTTCTCAAACGTAACTTAGACAAGCTTCATGAAGAGGATGAACATTCTAGAGGAGATGGTTCAGTTGTGTTTAATTATCTACTTATCCCTGCTCTGGGCTCACGTCACGACCTTTCTATTGATTGGAGATGCATTAGTTCAGTTCTATACCAAAAGAATGCTGCTTTCGCTGATCATTCGAAATGCTCAAGTGCAGTCCACACGAAGAACGGCTTGGTGTGTCATTGCATGATAGAGAATTCGTTAGTTTGTACTCCCCATAATGGCTTCCTGTATTGCGTAAACAGCACATTGGACGGTGTTCGTGGAGATACATATTTTACTCTGAAAGACAAGGAATCTATTACTTATAAAGCGTATTATAAGGAGAA GCATGATATAAGTTTGGAATACGAACAGGAGAATCTTCTAGGAGGGAAGCACATATTCACTGTGCATAATAACCTCCAACGATGCCGGACTCAAAATAAGAAAG AACCGAGTTATAGCTCATGTGAATTACCACCCGAGATTTGCTTAATCTTGATGTCACCTATATCAATTTCTACGGTTTATTCTTTTTCGTTTCTTCCGTCTCTTATGCATCGTATCGAGTCACTTGCTGTAGCTTCCAACTTGAAAAGTATACCTGTCGGTGGGACAACAAATGTTGAAATTCCAGCAATCAAG GTGTTGGAAGCTCTCACAACGAAGAAATGCCAAGAGGAGCTTCATTTGGAATCTTTGGAGACTCTCGGAGATTCGTTCCTCAAATATGCTGCTACTCAGCAGCTATTCAAAACACATCAAAGTCGACATGAGGGGCttcttagccttaaaaggcagCGAGTCATTTGCAATGCTTCATTGTGCAAACTTGGACGTGACCGCAAGATTCCG GGCTTCGTCCGGACTGAGCCATTTGATCTCAAGACATGGACGATACCTGGAGTCCCTTGTGATTTCAGTGTATTTAAAGGAGAACAGATATCTACATCTGGAAAAGTCTACACTGGAAGAAGTAGACAGATCAAAAGCAAAACCGTAGCAGATGTTGTTGAAGCCCTAATCGGTGCATTTCTAAGTGCCGCAGGTGAAGTAGCAGCCCTATCCTTCATGGTGTGGCTCGGTATCGAAGTTAACTTTGAGATCGTGCCTTACACGAAGACGTTTGTCATGAACCCCGACATGCACGTAAATATCGGATATATAGAGTCCCTTCTAGGATACAAGTTTCAGGACGCGTCCCTCCTGGTCGAAGCGTTGACTCACGGCTCATATATGCGGCCTGAGATCCCCACCTGCTACCAG CGGCTGGAGTTTCTCGGGGACGCAGTGCTCGATTATCTTATCACGGTTCATCTATATCACAATTATCCCGGCCTCTCACCCGGGCTGCTTACTGATCTAAGGTCGGCGTCTGTGAATAATGATTGTTATGCTCTATCAGCCATCAAGGCCGGATTGCATAAGCAAGTCCTCCATCTCTCGCCCGGTCTTCACCGGCATGTAGCTGAGACTGTTGACAAGGCCGAGGATTTACGGTTGGTCGAGACTTTCGGGTGGGAATCTGAGGCGAATCTCCCAAAG GTGCTTGGAGATATCATCGAATCTTTAGCGGGTGCCATCTATGTCGACTCGGGGCATGACAAGGAAACCGTTTTCCGGTGTATGAAGCCCCTGCTTGATCCCTTGGTCACACCGGAGACGCTTAGGATCCACCCAAAAAGGGAACTGATCCAACTGTGCCAgcaggaaaattatacaatgcGGAAGACTCAAATTTCCAGGCACGCGGGCGACGGGCAGGCACATGCTTCGGTGGCAGTCGAAGCTCGTGGTGTTGTGCACGAGGAAACGCGGCCTGCTAAAGACCGCAAGCTGGCTGAAAGACTGGCCTGCAAAGCTGTTCTCAAAACTCTCAAGGAAATCTTGGCTGCAGATTCTTGA
- the LOC121762396 gene encoding endoribonuclease Dicer homolog 2-like isoform X2 produces MAIDEGNQQLVADPLSFARSYQLEALEMALKDNTIVLFETGTGKTLIAIMLLRSYSHLLRKPSPHIAVFLVPTVVLVTQQSEVVALHTDLKVGKYYGEMGVDFWDEATWKQELDKYEVLVMTPQILLDALRHTFLRLDQIKVLIFDECHNARGKHQYACIMTEFYHRELAKGRQLPRVFGMTASPIKAKASSSEAAWKQIQDLENLMHSKVFTCESDAILTRYLPFSTPKLKFYNEKNNPCSSFETVKEDLQKLAEKHISSLSKLSVSPSVAKSATDRLKKLLSTLMFCLTELGIWLAVKAAEVYSRGNGAIFMWGEVDVNGERVIKAFSSDALELLSAHLPTGLQLIHNDLRASMTDGYLTSKIICLVETLLEYREQNDLRCIVFVERIVTAIVIRILLNELLPEVTGWRTEYTAGNNSRFQSQSRKEQNKIVDELRKGTVNIIIATSMLEEGLDVQSCNLVIRFDLSATICSFIQSRGRARMQNSDFVCMVKSDDHSAIARVNNYLASGSIMRQECLSHANLPCEPLAKEMHGEPWYEVEKTGALVTLSSSTALLHFYCSRLPSDRYFKPYPLCTVDKMLGSCTIRLPHGCPIRTITVSGTKSPKQQACLEACKELHRVGALTDNLVPDIVEEEAEPQEFGYEPYLDEQDRYFPEELIGYHNDESKMPYYCYLLELEPNFQYDVKPQNIVLAVHKMLNRDLGEFGFDLNADRGKMIVNVNLVGKLTLTPSEVALCQQFQVKLFNLLLKRNLDKLHEEDEHSRGDGSVVFNYLLIPALGSRHDLSIDWRCISSVLYQKNAAFADHSKCSSAVHTKNGLVCHCMIENSLVCTPHNGFLYCVNSTLDGVRGDTYFTLKDKESITYKAYYKEKHDISLEYEQENLLGGKHIFTVHNNLQRCRTQNKKEPSYSSCELPPEICLILMSPISISTVYSFSFLPSLMHRIESLAVASNLKSIPVGGTTNVEIPAIKVLEALTTKKCQEELHLESLETLGDSFLKYAATQQLFKTHQSRHEGLLSLKRQRVICNASLCKLGRDRKIPGFVRTEPFDLKTWTIPGVPCDFSVFKGEQISTSGKVYTGRSRQIKSKTVADVVEALIGAFLSAAGEVAALSFMVWLGIEVNFEIVPYTKTFVMNPDMHVNIGYIESLLGYKFQDASLLVEALTHGSYMRPEIPTCYQRLEFLGDAVLDYLITVHLYHNYPGLSPGLLTDLRSASVNNDCYALSAIKAGLHKQVLHLSPGLHRHVAETVDKAEDLRLVETFGWESEANLPKVLGDIIESLAGAIYVDSGHDKETVFRCMKPLLDPLVTPETLRIHPKRELIQLCQQENYTMRKTQISRHAGDGQAHASVAVEARGVVHEETRPAKDRKLAERLACKAVLKTLKEILAADS; encoded by the exons ATGGCTATAGACGAAGGAAACCAGCAGCTTGTGGCAGATCCTCTCTCCTTCGCCAGGAG TTATCAGCTAGAAGCACTGGAGATGGCATTGAAAGACAACACTATTGTTCTCTTTGAAACAGGAACTGGAAAGACACTTATTGCGATAATGCTTCTTCGCAGCTATTCACATCTCTTGAGAAAGCCGTCGCCTCATATTGCTGTGTTTTTGGTCCCCACTGTCGTCCTGGTCACACAA CAATCTGAAGTTGTGGCTCTACACACGGACCTTAAAGTGGGAAAGTATTACGGTGAGATGGGTGTTGACTTCTGGGACGAGGCAACATGGAAGCAGGAGCTGGATAAATACGAA GTGCTTGTAATGACGCCACAAATCTTACTTGATGCATTGAGGCACACATTTTTGAGGCTGGACCAGATTAAGGTTCTAATATTCGATGAATGCCATAATGCAAGAGGAAAACATCAGTATGCTTGCATAATGACG GAGTTCTATCATCGCGAATTAGCAAAGGGTAGGCAGCTTCCCAGAGTATTTGGCATGACTGCTTCGCCTATAAAGGCTAAAG CTTCATCTTCAGAAGCCGCCTGGAAACAGATTCAGGACCTCGAAAATCTGATGCACTCTAAG GTTTTCACATGTGAATCAGATGCTATTTTGACTCGGTACCTTCCCTTTTCAACTCCAAAGTTGAAGTTTTACAATGAAAAGAATAACCCTTGCTCAAGTTTTGAAACCGTGAAAGAAGATTTGCAGAAATTGGCAGAGAAG CATATATCTTCCCTAAGCAAGCTGAGTGTTTCACCCTCTGTGGCGAAATCTGCAACGGACAGATTAAAGAAGCTTTTGTCTACGCTTATGTTTTGTTTGACTGAGCTGGGGATTTGGTTAGCTGTAAAG GCAGCAGAAGTTTACTCACGTGGAAATGGGGCCATCTTCATGTGGGGTGAGGTGGATGTAAATGGCGAGAGGGTTATAAAGGCTTTCAGCTCTGATGCATTAGAATTGTTGTCTGCACACCTTCCAACTG GTCTACAGTTGATTCACAATGATCTAAGAGCAAGCATGACCGATGGGTATCTTACGTCAAAAATCATATGCCTTGTGGAGACTCTTCTGGAGTACAG AGAACAGAACGATCTGAGGTGTATTGTATTTGTAGAAAGGATCGTCACTGCAATTGTTATTCGTATTCTGCTGAATGAATTGCTTCCAGAAGTGACTGGGTGGAGGACAGAATACACGGCAGGGAATAATTCAAGGTTTCAGTCTCAAAGTCGGAAAGAGCAAAATAAAATTGTAGATGAATTGCGCAAGGGAACG GTGAATATAATCATCGCGACATCTATGCTTGAAGAGGGTTTGGACGTTCAGTCGTGCAACCTGGTCATTAGATTTGACCTTTCTGCAACCATATGCAGCTTCATTCAATCGCGTGGCCGTGCTCGTATGCAAAACTCAGATTTTGTGTGTATGGTGAAAAG TGATGATCATTCAGCCATTGCTCGTGTAAATAACTATTTGGCTAGTGGAAGTATAATGCGGCAGGAGTGTTTGAGCCATGCGAATCTTCCGTGTGAACCACTGGCTAAAGAAATGCATGGTGAGCCTTGGTATGAGGTTGAAAAAACGGGAGCGCTTGTGACTTTGAGTTCTAGCACGGCATTGCTTCACTTCTATTGCTCACGGCTGCCCTCAGACAG GTACTTTAAACCGTATCCTCTCTGTACTGTCGATAAAATGCTGGGAAGTTGTACAATTCGACTCCCTCATGGCTGCCCAATTCGAACTATAACAGTTTCTGGGACCAAATCACCGAAGCAACAAGCATGCCTCGAAGCTTGCAAAGAGCTTCATAGAGTCGGTGCCCTGACAGACAACCTTGTCCCAGATATTGTGGAGGAAGAGGCAGAACCTCAAGAATTTG GCTATGAACCATATTTGGACGAGCAGGATAGATATTTTCCAGAAGAGTTGATTGGGTATCACAATGATGAGTCCAAGATGCCTTATTACTGCTATCTGCTCGAGTTAGAGCCAAATTTTCAGTATGATGTAAAGCCTCAGAACATTGTCCTGGCTGTTCATAAGATGTTAAATCGAGATCTTGGAGAGTTTGGCTTCGATTTAAACGCTGATAGGGGAAAGATGATTGTGAATGTGAACCTAGTTGGAAAGCTTACACTAACTCCCAGTGAG GTTGCACTCTGTCAGCAATTTCAAGTCAAACTGTTCAACCTTCTTCTCAAACGTAACTTAGACAAGCTTCATGAAGAGGATGAACATTCTAGAGGAGATGGTTCAGTTGTGTTTAATTATCTACTTATCCCTGCTCTGGGCTCACGTCACGACCTTTCTATTGATTGGAGATGCATTAGTTCAGTTCTATACCAAAAGAATGCTGCTTTCGCTGATCATTCGAAATGCTCAAGTGCAGTCCACACGAAGAACGGCTTGGTGTGTCATTGCATGATAGAGAATTCGTTAGTTTGTACTCCCCATAATGGCTTCCTGTATTGCGTAAACAGCACATTGGACGGTGTTCGTGGAGATACATATTTTACTCTGAAAGACAAGGAATCTATTACTTATAAAGCGTATTATAAGGAGAA GCATGATATAAGTTTGGAATACGAACAGGAGAATCTTCTAGGAGGGAAGCACATATTCACTGTGCATAATAACCTCCAACGATGCCGGACTCAAAATAAGAAAG AACCGAGTTATAGCTCATGTGAATTACCACCCGAGATTTGCTTAATCTTGATGTCACCTATATCAATTTCTACGGTTTATTCTTTTTCGTTTCTTCCGTCTCTTATGCATCGTATCGAGTCACTTGCTGTAGCTTCCAACTTGAAAAGTATACCTGTCGGTGGGACAACAAATGTTGAAATTCCAGCAATCAAG GTGTTGGAAGCTCTCACAACGAAGAAATGCCAAGAGGAGCTTCATTTGGAATCTTTGGAGACTCTCGGAGATTCGTTCCTCAAATATGCTGCTACTCAGCAGCTATTCAAAACACATCAAAGTCGACATGAGGGGCttcttagccttaaaaggcagCGAGTCATTTGCAATGCTTCATTGTGCAAACTTGGACGTGACCGCAAGATTCCG GGCTTCGTCCGGACTGAGCCATTTGATCTCAAGACATGGACGATACCTGGAGTCCCTTGTGATTTCAGTGTATTTAAAGGAGAACAGATATCTACATCTGGAAAAGTCTACACTGGAAGAAGTAGACAGATCAAAAGCAAAACCGTAGCAGATGTTGTTGAAGCCCTAATCGGTGCATTTCTAAGTGCCGCAGGTGAAGTAGCAGCCCTATCCTTCATGGTGTGGCTCGGTATCGAAGTTAACTTTGAGATCGTGCCTTACACGAAGACGTTTGTCATGAACCCCGACATGCACGTAAATATCGGATATATAGAGTCCCTTCTAGGATACAAGTTTCAGGACGCGTCCCTCCTGGTCGAAGCGTTGACTCACGGCTCATATATGCGGCCTGAGATCCCCACCTGCTACCAG CGGCTGGAGTTTCTCGGGGACGCAGTGCTCGATTATCTTATCACGGTTCATCTATATCACAATTATCCCGGCCTCTCACCCGGGCTGCTTACTGATCTAAGGTCGGCGTCTGTGAATAATGATTGTTATGCTCTATCAGCCATCAAGGCCGGATTGCATAAGCAAGTCCTCCATCTCTCGCCCGGTCTTCACCGGCATGTAGCTGAGACTGTTGACAAGGCCGAGGATTTACGGTTGGTCGAGACTTTCGGGTGGGAATCTGAGGCGAATCTCCCAAAG GTGCTTGGAGATATCATCGAATCTTTAGCGGGTGCCATCTATGTCGACTCGGGGCATGACAAGGAAACCGTTTTCCGGTGTATGAAGCCCCTGCTTGATCCCTTGGTCACACCGGAGACGCTTAGGATCCACCCAAAAAGGGAACTGATCCAACTGTGCCAgcaggaaaattatacaatgcGGAAGACTCAAATTTCCAGGCACGCGGGCGACGGGCAGGCACATGCTTCGGTGGCAGTCGAAGCTCGTGGTGTTGTGCACGAGGAAACGCGGCCTGCTAAAGACCGCAAGCTGGCTGAAAGACTGGCCTGCAAAGCTGTTCTCAAAACTCTCAAGGAAATCTTGGCTGCAGATTCTTGA
- the LOC121762398 gene encoding peptide chain release factor PrfB1, chloroplastic-like has product MEGIASALRCNSTRSPFCIPKSLNTTISRAEIRYSAPPRLSLSSHCCRYGSSQISPFHFSKISSRNEGDNILLATPEAGVSTEMSKWDMQDFYTLRKDVETVLERVEEIRASAGLKQLEKSLADLEEASGDSSLWDDRAKAQQTLQALTDVKEKIKLLNDFKAQAEEAETIVNLTEEMDSVDPGFLEEAVGIIKELRTALDLFELTQLLSGPYDKEGAVISITAGAGGTDAQDWADMLLRMYVRWGEKQRFKTKVVEKSMGEEAGIKSATIEVEGRYVYGYISGEKGTHRIVRQSPFNSKGLRQTSFSGVEVMPLLPEDSLNVEIPEEDLEFSFSRAGGKGGQNVNKVESAVRITHIPTGVTVRCTEERSQLANKIKGMSRLKAKLLVIAEEQRASEIKQIKGDTVKAEWGQQIRNYVFHPYKLVKDVRTGHETSDVASVMDGELEPFIKAYLKYKYSAKIEEQQS; this is encoded by the exons ATGGAGGGCATTGCTTCTGCACTGCGATGCAACTCCACCAGATCCCCATTTTGCATTCCCAAATCCCTAAATACAACAATTTCCCGCGCAGAAATTAGATATTCTGCTCCACCTCGGCTCTCTTTATCAAGCCATTGCTGCCGCTATGGTTCTTCTCAAATTTCACCCTTTCACTTCTCGAAAATTTCTTCTAGAAATG AAGGTGATAATATTCTTTTGGCAACGCCTGAGGCAGGAGTAAGTACAGAAATGAGTAAATGGGATATGCAAG ATTTCTATACTTTGAGGAAAGACGTGGAGACTGTCTTGGAGCGTGTTGAAGAGATCAGGGCTAGCGCTGGTCTGAAACAGCTGGAGAAAAGCCTTGCCGATTTGGAAGAAGCCTCGGGTGATAGCTCTCTATGGGATGATCGTGCCAAAGCCCAGCAGACTCTTCAGGCTTTGACTGAcgttaaagaaaaaataaaacttctCAATGACTTCAAAGCACAG GCTGAAGAAGCAGAAACAATAGTGAATCTCACAGAGGAGATGGACTCAGTTGATCCAGGCTTCCTTGAAGAAGCAGTTGGTATCATTAAAGAACTAAGGACGGCGTTGGACCTATTTGAATTAACGCAGCTTCTTTCTGGCCCTTACGATAAAGAAGGTGCCGTAATTAGCATCACAGCTGGTGCTGGGGGTACTGATGCACAG GACTGGGCTGACATGCTTCTCAGGATGTATGTAAGGTGGGGGGAAAAGCAGAGGTTCAAGACGAAGGTGGTGGAGAAGTCGATGGGAGAAGAGGCTGGTATCAAATCAGCTACTATCGAAGTGGAGGGCCGATATGTCTATGGttacatctctggtgagaaaggaACCCACCGTATTGTCCGACAGTCCCCCTTCAACTCCAAAGGTCTTCGCCAG ACTAGTTTCTCTGGTGTTGAGGTCATGCCTCTTCTTCCTGAGGACTCGTTGAATGTAGAAATACCAGAAGAAGACTTGGAGTTCAGCTTTTCTAGAGCAGGAGGGAAAGGTGGCCAAAACGTTAATAAAGTCGAGTCTGCAGTTCGGATCACTCACATACCTACTGGAGTGACAGTTCGTTGTACAG AAGAGCGAAGTCAGCTGGCAAACAAGATCAAAGGAATGAGCAGACTGAAAGCAAAGCTACTAGTGATAGCTGAGGAGCAAAGGGCGTCGGAGATCAAACAAATCAAGGGTGATACTGTCAAGGCCGAGTGGGGGCAGCAAATACGGAACTATGTGTTCCATCCGTACAAGTTGGTAAAGGATGTACGCACAGGGCATGAGACATCAGATGTCGCCTCAGTAATGGATGGCGAGTTAGAGCCCTTCATCAAAGCGTATCTCAAGTACAAGTACAGCGCGAAGATAGAAGAGCAGCAGTCATAA